One Capsicum annuum cultivar UCD-10X-F1 chromosome 2, UCD10Xv1.1, whole genome shotgun sequence genomic window carries:
- the LOC107858601 gene encoding uncharacterized protein LOC107858601, whose translation MEKLRAAGVCLEGKALNWYYWMESRQQMSTWEDFKRELLNRFHDTQKINQFAVVMGPRQITTVAAFHEEFEKVSVSMTEPSDEMLSGAFLNGLKEEIRAEVMLLRAQTLKEIMEMAQKVEDRKFCFAGSSCNKSVGFRPNYPRVANILETRDSRTGSAGSSTDSPVHTAAKLEGQFRRLFDSEFARKRQQGLCFRCDEKFGPNHRCKNRQLNLLIILESPNIDEGDVDKFFESTGEDAVERESKSTTRV comes from the exons ATGGAAAAATTACGGGCAGCAGGTGTTTGTTTGGAAGGAAAAGCCttaaattggtattattggatggaATCTCGACAACAAATGTCAACTTGGGAAGACTTCAAAAGAGAGTTGTTGAACCGATTTCATGATACTCAAAAGATCAACCAATTTGCTGTCGTAATGGGGCCGAGGCAGATTACCACAGTCGCTGCGTTTCAtgaagaatttgaaaaggtgTCAGTATCTATGACTGAGCCATCTGACGAAATGTTATCAGGAGCATTTCTGAATGGATTGAAAGAGGAAATTCGAGCAGAAGTGATGCTGTTACGGGCTCAAACATTGAAGGAGATAATGGAGATGGCTCAAAAGGTGGAGGATCGAAAATTCTGTTTTG CAGGAAGTTCATGCAATAAATCAGTTGGGTTTAGACCTAATTATCCCCGAGTTGCAAACATACTTGAAACACGTGACTCAAGAACTGGATCAGCAGGTAGTAGCACTGATTCACCAGTGCATACTGCGGCAAAATTAGAGGGACAATTCAGAAGGTTGTTCGATTCGGAATTTGCTCGAAAAAGACAACAAGGGTTATGTTTCAGATGTGATGAAAAATTTGGCCCCAATCATCGTTGTAAAAATAGGCAGCTTAACCTATTAATTATTTTGGAGTCACCTAATATAGATGAAGGTGATGTGGACAAATTCTTTGAGTCTACCGGAGAAGATGCAGTTGAAAGGGAATCTAAGAGTACTACGAGAGTGTAG